Proteins from a single region of Sesamum indicum cultivar Zhongzhi No. 13 linkage group LG5, S_indicum_v1.0, whole genome shotgun sequence:
- the LOC105162266 gene encoding uncharacterized protein LOC105162266 yields MRSHWMLTSLLLLSVLVPEAQGMRLRKDPSPLDNKQQKINEFLQRRITSGDGVEEGFLCKGKHCSGRIRKLIMASISTTPTTAKNDKDKAHTKTEGFSANKKLAKKDKNLSRNLSAVTEQRQPNPDNYPDTLDIAGMDYSQARRKPPIHN; encoded by the exons ATGAGGTCTCATTGGATGCTGACGTCTCTGCTACTTCTATCAGTTCTTGTTCCTGAAGCTCAAG GTATGCGCTTGAGAAAGGATCCATCTCCATTAGATAATAAACAGCAGAAAATCAAT GAATTTCTTCAAAGGAGAATTACAAGTGGTGATGGAGTTGAAGAAGGGTTTCTGTGCAAAGGGAAGCATTGTTCAG GAAGGATTAGAAAACTAATTATGGCCTctatttccaccactcccacCACTGCAAAG AATGACAAAGATAAGGCTCATACGAAGACGGAGGGTTTTTCAGCCAACAAAAAATTAGCGAAGAAAGACAAAAATCTCTCTCGAAATTTGTCGGCTGTAACCGAGCAACGACAACCCAACCCGGACAACTATCCAGATACTTTGGACATAGCTGGGATGGACTATTCTCAGGCAAGAAGAAAACCTCCCATACACaattga